In the Candidatus Electrothrix sp. GW3-4 genome, one interval contains:
- a CDS encoding electron transfer flavoprotein subunit beta/FixA family protein: MNIVVCIKQVPDAKDVRLDPKTNTMSRESVESIMNPFDRHALEEGVSVKEKVGGKVTVLSMGPPQAEEVLREAIACGADEGVLVSDRAFAGADTWATSYTLAKAVETVGNADLILCGKQAIDGDTAQVGPGLAYQLNLPYVTCVQKTREVSESTIQVERMMDDGYDVVQVPLPALLTVVKDINEPRVSSLKGKMKAKKAEIKVLSAADIGAEEECIGLAGSPTQVAKVFSPEPRGERRMFSGSVEEQVEQLVDEIKEYL; encoded by the coding sequence ATGAATATCGTCGTCTGTATAAAACAGGTGCCTGATGCCAAGGATGTCCGGCTGGACCCTAAGACCAATACCATGTCCAGGGAGAGCGTGGAGTCGATCATGAACCCTTTTGATCGTCATGCCTTGGAAGAGGGGGTCAGTGTAAAAGAAAAAGTCGGTGGCAAGGTCACGGTCCTGTCTATGGGGCCGCCTCAGGCAGAAGAGGTCCTGCGGGAGGCTATTGCCTGCGGTGCCGATGAAGGGGTCTTGGTGTCTGACCGGGCCTTTGCCGGGGCTGATACTTGGGCGACATCTTACACCTTGGCAAAAGCGGTTGAGACGGTAGGAAATGCTGATCTGATTCTGTGTGGAAAACAGGCCATTGACGGTGATACAGCTCAGGTTGGTCCTGGATTGGCATATCAGTTGAATTTGCCCTATGTCACCTGCGTCCAGAAAACCCGCGAGGTGAGCGAGAGCACCATTCAGGTGGAACGGATGATGGATGACGGTTATGATGTGGTGCAAGTCCCCCTTCCAGCCTTGCTCACTGTGGTCAAGGATATCAACGAACCACGGGTTTCTTCCTTAAAGGGAAAAATGAAGGCGAAAAAGGCGGAGATCAAGGTGCTGTCGGCCGCAGATATCGGCGCAGAGGAGGAGTGCATCGGTTTGGCTGGTTCACCCACTCAGGTAGCAAAGGTCTTTTCTCCTGAACCGCGTGGGGAGCGGAGGATGTTTTCAGGATCCGTTGAAGAGCAGGTTGAGCAATTGGTGGACGAGATCAAGGAATATTTATAA